In Schistocerca nitens isolate TAMUIC-IGC-003100 chromosome 10, iqSchNite1.1, whole genome shotgun sequence, a single window of DNA contains:
- the LOC126210015 gene encoding longitudinals lacking protein, isoforms N/O/W/X/Y-like: protein MDVHLRWNNHQTTLLSVFSSLLDNGDLVDCTISAEGQYFKAHRVILSACSPYFELIFSQHHEKHPVVILPDVKFQILKALMEYMYSGEVKVPQNKLCTILKLAETLQIKGLSFAGDGEMKNKLEHRRRNESTILHEQHGFGKHLCEPRHGSQVEQKGDVSSPHTLEKECSEDIDSHLPAAQESETDSSTYVSHEKPVDEPAMSQDVSDTEAFNVFECSSLTKILTKSNTRVSGILLNPVSSSLDSNESPGTSRENIGEQRMVSENVLPTHTTGKELRMSEPLGMFVERPVVDLLPEIKQEDPDGDSIEEIILDDDISESDDRSHDGGDDDHSTVRELLREIPEDSFSDQGFCSLEQHRDTCFVEPASILPIRFRCDACGRSYRYHRGLSRHLKYECGKEPQFRCPHCPARYTQKHHLRTHMVRNHLSY from the coding sequence ATGGATGTCCACCTGAGATGGAATAACCATCAGACTACACTATTATCTGTCTTCAGCTCTCTTCTAGATAATGGGGATCTGGTAGATTGCACAATAAGTGCTGAAGGTCAATATTTCAAAGCACATAGGGTGATTCTCTCAGCCTGCAGTCCATATTTTGAATTAATATTCAGCCAACATCATGAGAAGCATCCAGTTGTTATACTGCCAGATGTAAAGTTTCAAATTTTGAAGGCTCTGATGGAGTATATGTACTCTGGAGAAGTGAAGGTCCCACAGAATAAGCTCTGTACCATCCTTAAACTTGCCGAGACTCTACAGATTAAGGGCCTGTCATTTGCTGGTGATGGAGAAATGAAAAACAAACTTGAGCATAGGAGAAGGAATGAGTCTACCATTCTCCATGAACAACACGGTTTTGGTAAACATCTGTGTGAACCCAGACACGGTTCTCAAGTTGAGCAGAAAGGAGATGTTTCCTCACCACACACCTTAGAAAAGGAATGCTCTGAAGACATTGATTCCCATCTGCCGGCTGCTCAGGAAAGTGAGACTGATAGTTCCACTTATGTCTCCCACGAAAAACCAGTTGATGAGCCAGCAATGTCCCAAGACGTTAGTGATACTGAGGCCTTCAATGTGTTCGAGTGTTCATCTCTCACAAAAATACTCACTAAATCAAACACCCGTGTGTCTGGGATATTGTTAAACCCAGTTTCCAGTAGTTTAGATTCCAATGAATCGCCAGGAACATCCAGAGAGAATATTGGAGAACAGCGAATGGTAAGTGAAAATGTGCTTCCAACACACACAACTGGTAAAGAACTGAGAATGTCAGAACCTCTAGGTATGTTTGTTGAAAGACCAGTTGTGGACCTTCTACCAGAAATAAAGCAGGAGGATCCAGATGGTGACAGTATAGAGGAGATAATCCTAGATGATGACATCAGTGAAAGTGACGATCGCAGTCACGATGGTGGTGACGACGACCACAGTACTGTCAGAGAATTACTGAGAGAGATACCAGAAGACTCCTTTAGTGATCAAGGTTTCTGCAGTCTAGAACAACACAGGGACACATGCTTTGTAGAACCAGCATCAATCTTACCTATTCGATTTAGATGTGATGCGTGCGGGAGGTCATATCGGTATCACAGAGGTTTGTCGAGGCACTTGAAGTACGAGTGTGGGAAAGAACCACAGTTCAGGTGTCCTCATTGTCCTGCGAGATATACTCAGAAGCACCATTTAAGAACACACATGGTGAGGAATCATTTATCTTACTAG